One window of Agromyces rhizosphaerae genomic DNA carries:
- the murC gene encoding UDP-N-acetylmuramate--L-alanine ligase, which yields MPETIGAVHFVGIGGAGMSGIARLFLGAGHRVTGSDVRDSDAVRVLRELGAEVSIGHDAAHVGDADTVVVTGALWQDNPEYRYALEHGIPVLHRSQALAWLIRSQRLISVAGAHGKTTSTGMIITGLIGLGQDPSFVNGGVIQALGTSSARGSGEWFVVEADESDGSFLLYDTSVALVTNVDPDHLDHYGSFEAFEDAFVTFADRARELVVISADDPGALRVKERLSHRRVLTFGEADSADVRVHSIVAEGPVEFAIDHGGATYRTRLAVPGVHNAINAAGAFAVLVGVGFPPAETLAAIAAFGGTGRRFELHGTVGGVSVYDDYAHHPTEVAAALSGARTVVGEGRIIAVHQPHLYSRTRLFAGEFAEVLETLADETVVLDVYGAREDPEPGVTGQLVADRFNDPSKVAFVADWQEAADHTARIAREGDFVITLGCGDVYRIVPQLLGSLERERG from the coding sequence ATGCCCGAGACCATCGGCGCCGTCCACTTCGTCGGCATCGGCGGCGCGGGCATGAGCGGCATCGCGCGGCTCTTCCTCGGCGCGGGGCACCGGGTGACGGGAAGCGACGTGCGGGACTCCGACGCGGTGCGCGTGCTGCGCGAGCTCGGGGCCGAGGTCTCGATCGGGCACGATGCCGCGCACGTCGGCGACGCCGACACGGTCGTCGTGACGGGCGCGCTCTGGCAGGACAACCCGGAGTACCGGTACGCGCTCGAGCACGGCATCCCGGTGCTGCACCGCTCGCAGGCGCTGGCCTGGCTCATCCGCTCGCAGCGGCTCATCTCGGTGGCCGGTGCGCACGGCAAGACGACGTCGACCGGCATGATCATCACCGGGCTCATCGGCCTCGGGCAGGACCCGAGCTTCGTCAACGGCGGTGTCATCCAGGCGCTCGGCACGAGCTCGGCGCGCGGCTCGGGGGAGTGGTTCGTCGTCGAGGCCGACGAGTCCGACGGCTCGTTCCTGCTCTACGACACCTCCGTCGCGCTCGTGACCAACGTCGACCCCGACCACCTCGACCACTACGGCTCGTTCGAGGCGTTCGAGGACGCATTCGTCACCTTCGCCGACCGGGCGCGCGAGCTCGTCGTGATCTCCGCCGACGACCCCGGCGCACTGCGCGTCAAGGAGCGCCTCTCGCACCGGCGGGTACTCACCTTCGGCGAGGCCGACTCGGCCGACGTGCGCGTGCACTCGATCGTCGCCGAGGGCCCGGTGGAGTTCGCCATCGACCACGGGGGCGCGACCTACCGCACCCGACTGGCGGTGCCCGGCGTGCACAACGCCATCAACGCGGCCGGGGCGTTCGCGGTGCTGGTGGGGGTGGGCTTCCCGCCCGCGGAGACGCTCGCGGCGATCGCGGCGTTCGGCGGCACCGGCCGTCGGTTCGAGCTGCACGGCACGGTGGGGGGCGTGAGCGTCTACGACGACTACGCGCACCACCCGACCGAGGTCGCCGCCGCGCTGTCGGGCGCGCGCACGGTGGTGGGCGAGGGGCGCATCATCGCGGTGCACCAGCCGCACCTCTACAGCCGCACCCGCCTGTTCGCGGGCGAGTTCGCCGAGGTGCTCGAGACGCTCGCCGACGAGACCGTGGTGCTCGACGTGTACGGCGCCCGGGAGGACCCTGAGCCCGGCGTCACCGGCCAGCTGGTGGCCGACCGGTTCAACGACCCGTCCAAGGTGGCGTTCGTCGCCGACTGGCAGGAGGCCGCCGACCACACCGCGCGCATCGCGCGCGAGGGCGACTTCGTGATCACGCTCGGCTG
- a CDS encoding UDP-N-acetylglucosamine--N-acetylmuramyl-(pentapeptide) pyrophosphoryl-undecaprenol N-acetylglucosamine transferase, which translates to MTTYLLAGGGTAGHVNPLLAVADRLRERDPDAQVLVLGTAEGLESRLVPARGYELLTIPKVPFPRRPNRAAVAFPSTFRRSIRTVRELIREHGVDVVVGFGGYVATPAYLAARAEKVPVALHEANAKPGLANRLGSRFAATVGVAFEGTPLHEARFVGMPLRREIEQLDRAVARAEAAEYFGLDAGRPVLLATGGSLGARRVNATVAGSALALRSTGWQVLHITGRASEVSDPGLEGYRMIDYCDRMDLALAIADFALSRAGAATVSELAALGIPAVYVPYPVGNGEQRFNAAGVVEAGGGILVDDADFVPSWVDAHVVPLLAEGSRVAAMASAAASAGVIDGTDRMVALVDEALGAGAP; encoded by the coding sequence ATGACGACCTACCTCCTCGCCGGCGGAGGCACCGCCGGCCACGTGAACCCGCTGCTCGCGGTCGCCGACCGGCTGCGCGAGCGCGACCCCGACGCGCAGGTGCTCGTGCTCGGCACCGCCGAGGGACTCGAGTCCCGCCTGGTGCCCGCGCGCGGCTACGAGCTGCTCACGATTCCGAAGGTGCCCTTCCCGCGTCGGCCGAACCGGGCCGCGGTCGCGTTCCCGTCGACGTTCCGGCGCAGCATCCGCACCGTTCGCGAACTCATCCGCGAGCACGGCGTCGACGTCGTGGTCGGGTTCGGCGGGTACGTCGCGACCCCCGCGTACCTCGCGGCGCGCGCCGAGAAGGTGCCGGTCGCGCTGCACGAGGCGAACGCGAAGCCGGGGCTCGCCAACCGGCTGGGCAGCCGCTTCGCCGCGACGGTGGGCGTCGCCTTCGAGGGCACGCCGCTGCACGAGGCGAGATTCGTCGGCATGCCGCTCCGGCGCGAGATCGAGCAGCTCGACCGCGCGGTCGCGCGGGCCGAGGCCGCAGAGTACTTCGGACTCGACGCCGGCCGACCCGTGCTGCTGGCGACCGGCGGCTCGCTCGGCGCGCGGCGGGTCAACGCGACCGTGGCGGGATCGGCCCTGGCGCTGCGCAGCACCGGCTGGCAGGTGCTGCACATCACCGGCCGCGCCTCGGAGGTCTCCGACCCGGGACTCGAGGGCTACCGCATGATCGACTACTGCGACCGCATGGACCTCGCGCTCGCGATCGCGGACTTCGCGCTCTCGCGTGCGGGCGCCGCGACGGTGAGCGAGCTCGCGGCCCTCGGCATCCCGGCCGTGTACGTGCCGTACCCGGTCGGCAACGGCGAGCAGCGGTTCAACGCCGCCGGCGTGGTCGAGGCGGGCGGCGGAATCCTCGTCGACGACGCCGACTTCGTGCCGAGCTGGGTCGATGCGCACGTCGTCCCCCTGCTCGCCGAGGGCAGCCGGGTGGCCGCGATGGCGTCGGCCGCGGCATCGGCCGGCGTCATCGACGGCACCGACCGCATGGTCGCGCTCGTCGACGAGGCGCTCGGCGCGGGAGCGCCCTGA
- the ftsW gene encoding putative lipid II flippase FtsW, whose amino-acid sequence MTAPPHARPDTPAEDRPGGISAARIRLGRMFRAESANYFTLLGTTVFLVVFGLIMVLSSSTVDSYIADEGFFGEFMRQGVFVLVGIPLMLLVSRLPQRFWMLVAWPALAVSCGLQVLVVATDLGVTVGGNTNWLNLFGFQFQPSEAIKLALVLWLGLMTTRKEQVLGEWTRGVLPILLIGGGAIGLVLLGGDLGTVMIMGGMLLGTLFLIGVRLRLLVVPVLLGAGAFAIAAVTSENRMQRIGAFLSHTCDDYINSCWQTEHGTFALANGGVFGVGLGNSTAKWSWLPAADNDFIFAIIGEELGLIGAVVVLGLLVVLAIAFARIMRHAPTMFGRTVTAAMLVWVIGQACVNIGVVLGVFPVLGVPLPLVSSGGTALLTTLVGIGVVLSVAREAAPAPARQRKRATAR is encoded by the coding sequence ATGACGGCTCCGCCCCACGCGCGCCCGGACACGCCGGCTGAGGATCGCCCCGGCGGCATCTCGGCGGCCCGCATCCGGCTCGGACGCATGTTCCGGGCCGAGTCGGCCAACTACTTCACCCTGCTCGGCACGACCGTCTTCCTGGTGGTCTTCGGACTGATCATGGTGCTCTCGTCGTCGACGGTCGACTCGTACATCGCCGACGAGGGCTTCTTCGGCGAGTTCATGCGCCAGGGCGTGTTCGTGCTGGTCGGCATCCCGCTCATGCTGCTGGTCAGCCGGCTGCCCCAGCGGTTCTGGATGCTCGTGGCCTGGCCGGCGCTGGCGGTCTCGTGCGGGCTCCAGGTGCTGGTGGTCGCCACCGACCTCGGCGTCACGGTCGGTGGCAACACGAACTGGCTGAACCTGTTCGGGTTCCAGTTCCAGCCGTCGGAGGCGATCAAGCTCGCGCTCGTGCTCTGGCTCGGGCTGATGACGACGCGCAAGGAGCAGGTGCTCGGCGAGTGGACCCGCGGCGTGCTGCCCATCCTGCTCATCGGCGGCGGCGCGATCGGGCTGGTGCTGCTCGGCGGCGACCTCGGCACGGTCATGATCATGGGCGGGATGCTGCTGGGCACCCTGTTCCTCATCGGCGTGCGCCTCCGGCTGCTGGTCGTACCGGTGCTGCTCGGCGCCGGGGCCTTCGCGATCGCGGCGGTCACGAGCGAGAACCGCATGCAGCGCATCGGCGCGTTCCTCAGCCACACCTGCGACGACTACATCAACTCGTGCTGGCAGACCGAGCACGGCACGTTCGCGCTCGCCAACGGCGGCGTCTTCGGAGTGGGCCTCGGCAACTCGACCGCGAAGTGGTCGTGGCTGCCGGCCGCCGACAACGACTTCATCTTCGCGATCATCGGCGAGGAACTGGGCCTCATCGGCGCGGTCGTGGTGCTCGGCCTGCTCGTGGTGCTCGCGATCGCGTTCGCCCGCATCATGCGACACGCGCCCACGATGTTCGGCCGCACCGTGACCGCCGCGATGCTCGTGTGGGTGATCGGGCAGGCGTGTGTCAATATCGGTGTCGTGCTCGGAGTCTTCCCCGTCCTCGGCGTCCCCCTTCCGCTCGTGTCCTCCGGCGGCACGGCCCTGCTGACGACCCTCGTCGGCATCGGCGTGGTGCTTTCGGTCGCGCGCGAGGCCGCACCGGCCCCCGCGCGGCAGCGGAAGCGGGCGACCGCGCGATGA
- the murD gene encoding UDP-N-acetylmuramoyl-L-alanine--D-glutamate ligase: MARQLMTDASRLDGLTSWRSDWSGLRVLVLGAGVTGFAAADTLAELGAEVLVVAPKVDDDRVRVLQVIGARLLQHPLDAVPDEVAAFDPELVITSPGFHPDHPLLEWAASEQVAVWGDIELAWRVRDKVEPAAEWILVTGTNGKTTTTQLTATMLAAHGLRAAPCGNIGVPVLDAVRDPGGFDVLVVELSSYQLHALPLTGPGALHPVSSVCLNIADDHLDWHGSAEAYRAAKAKVYEHVRVACVYNKSDAATERMVREADVEEGARAIGFDLGVPGPSDFGIAEGVLCDRAFLDDRRNTALELTTLDELAQAGLAAPHVVANILAAAALARSVGVPPATVHDALASFRLDAHRIEQVAAADGVSWVDDSKATNPHAAQASLAAYPSVVWIVGGLLKGVDIDALVAGHVDRLRAVVVIGVDRAPLVAAFARHAPGLEVVEVDSADTGDVMRHAVASAAGLAQAGDTVLLAPAAASMDQFTDYADRGRRFAGAVHEYLGGEADDGSAPRAPGHAG; this comes from the coding sequence ATGGCTCGCCAACTGATGACGGATGCCTCCCGGCTCGACGGTCTCACGAGCTGGCGCTCCGACTGGTCGGGCCTGAGGGTCCTCGTCCTGGGCGCCGGGGTCACCGGCTTCGCCGCCGCCGACACGCTCGCCGAGCTCGGTGCCGAGGTGCTCGTGGTCGCGCCGAAGGTCGACGACGATCGCGTGCGCGTGCTCCAGGTGATCGGCGCGCGCCTGCTGCAGCATCCGCTCGATGCCGTGCCCGACGAGGTCGCCGCGTTCGACCCCGAGCTCGTGATCACCTCGCCCGGGTTCCACCCCGATCACCCGCTGCTCGAGTGGGCGGCGTCCGAGCAGGTCGCCGTCTGGGGCGACATCGAGCTCGCCTGGCGCGTGCGCGACAAGGTGGAGCCGGCGGCAGAGTGGATCCTCGTCACGGGCACCAACGGCAAGACCACCACGACCCAGCTCACCGCCACGATGCTCGCCGCCCACGGGCTGCGCGCCGCGCCCTGCGGCAACATCGGCGTGCCCGTGCTCGACGCGGTGCGCGACCCGGGCGGGTTCGACGTGCTCGTGGTCGAGCTCTCGAGCTACCAGTTGCACGCACTGCCGCTCACGGGTCCGGGGGCGCTGCACCCCGTGTCATCCGTCTGCCTGAACATCGCCGACGACCACCTCGACTGGCACGGCTCGGCCGAGGCCTACCGGGCCGCCAAGGCGAAGGTGTACGAGCATGTGCGCGTCGCGTGCGTGTACAACAAGTCGGATGCCGCGACGGAGCGGATGGTCCGCGAGGCCGACGTCGAGGAGGGCGCACGCGCCATCGGGTTTGACCTGGGCGTCCCGGGGCCGAGCGACTTCGGCATCGCCGAGGGCGTGCTCTGCGACCGCGCGTTCCTGGACGACCGGCGCAACACCGCGCTCGAGCTGACGACGCTCGACGAGCTCGCGCAGGCGGGCCTCGCGGCGCCGCACGTCGTGGCGAACATCCTCGCCGCGGCGGCGCTCGCCCGGTCGGTCGGCGTGCCGCCGGCGACCGTGCACGACGCCCTCGCGTCGTTCCGGCTCGACGCGCACCGCATCGAGCAGGTCGCGGCGGCCGACGGCGTCAGCTGGGTCGACGACTCGAAGGCGACCAACCCGCACGCGGCGCAGGCGTCGCTCGCGGCCTACCCGTCGGTGGTCTGGATCGTGGGCGGCCTGCTCAAGGGCGTCGACATCGACGCGCTCGTCGCAGGCCACGTCGACCGGCTGCGCGCCGTCGTCGTGATCGGCGTGGACCGTGCACCGCTGGTGGCGGCGTTCGCGCGACACGCCCCCGGGCTCGAGGTGGTCGAGGTCGACAGCGCCGACACTGGTGACGTGATGCGTCACGCGGTCGCCTCGGCCGCGGGCCTCGCACAGGCGGGGGACACCGTGCTCCTCGCACCGGCCGCGGCGTCGATGGACCAGTTCACCGACTACGCGGACCGGGGCCGGCGCTTCGCCGGCGCGGTGCACGAGTACCTGGGAGGTGAGGCGGATGACGGCTCCGCCCCACGCGCGCCCGGACACGCCGGCTGA
- the mraY gene encoding phospho-N-acetylmuramoyl-pentapeptide-transferase, translated as MRTLLTAGALSLSFTLFLTPLFIRLFTKLNWGQFIRDDGPKSHHVKRGTPTMGGIIFILGTLFGYFTATLLFDEPPTASGLLVLLMMVGLGIVGFVDDFLKTRKKQSLGLGGWAKIAGQVIVAALFALLAIGFPNSQGVTPASTSISFIRDLPLDFMVFGTIVGVILYVLWITLLTAAASNAVNVTDGLDGLASGASILAIGSFVIIGFWQFNQSCFSENLNPSDGYRCYDVRDPLDIAIVATAIVGAVLGFLWWNTNPAKIIMGDTGSLALGGALAALAVVSRTELLLILIGGLFVIETGSVIVQRAYFKLTRGKRIFLMSPIHHHFELKGWAEVTIVVRFWIIAGLLVAAGVGTFYLEWLAN; from the coding sequence GTGAGAACTCTGTTGACCGCCGGAGCGTTGTCGCTCTCCTTCACGCTGTTCCTCACGCCGCTGTTCATCCGGCTGTTCACGAAGCTGAACTGGGGCCAGTTCATCCGCGACGACGGTCCGAAGAGCCACCACGTCAAGCGCGGCACGCCCACGATGGGCGGCATCATCTTCATCCTGGGCACGCTGTTCGGGTACTTCACGGCGACCCTGCTGTTCGACGAGCCGCCGACCGCGTCGGGCCTGCTCGTGCTGCTGATGATGGTCGGGCTCGGCATCGTCGGATTCGTCGACGACTTCCTGAAGACGCGCAAGAAGCAGAGCCTCGGCCTCGGCGGCTGGGCCAAGATCGCCGGCCAGGTGATCGTCGCGGCGCTGTTCGCCCTGCTCGCGATCGGCTTCCCGAACTCGCAGGGCGTCACTCCCGCGTCGACGAGCATCTCGTTCATCCGCGACCTGCCGCTCGACTTCATGGTCTTCGGCACGATCGTCGGCGTCATCCTCTACGTGCTCTGGATCACGCTGCTGACGGCCGCCGCCTCGAACGCGGTGAACGTCACCGACGGGCTCGACGGCCTGGCCTCGGGCGCCTCGATCCTCGCGATCGGCTCCTTCGTCATCATCGGCTTCTGGCAGTTCAACCAGTCGTGCTTCTCGGAGAACCTCAACCCGAGCGACGGGTACCGCTGCTACGACGTGCGCGACCCGCTCGACATCGCGATCGTCGCGACCGCCATCGTCGGCGCGGTGCTCGGCTTCCTGTGGTGGAACACGAACCCGGCGAAGATCATCATGGGCGACACGGGCTCGCTCGCACTCGGCGGGGCGCTGGCGGCCCTCGCGGTCGTGAGCCGCACCGAGCTGCTGCTCATCCTCATCGGCGGCCTCTTCGTGATCGAGACCGGCTCGGTCATCGTGCAGCGGGCGTACTTCAAGCTCACGCGGGGCAAGCGCATCTTCCTGATGAGCCCGATCCACCACCACTTCGAGCTCAAGGGATGGGCCGAGGTCACGATCGTGGTGCGCTTCTGGATCATCGCCGGCCTGCTGGTCGCGGCCGGAGTCGGCACCTTCTACCTCGAATGGCTCGCCAACTGA